TCGCCGATGGTGCAGCTCAAGCTGTTGCGCGTCCTGGAAGAGCGGGAGTTTGAACGGGTTGGAAGCTCCGCGACCGTGAAGGCCAATGTCCGAGTCATCGCGGCGACAAACAAGAATCTCCTGGAGCAGGTCAGTCAGGGAACGCTACGGGAGGATCTCTATTACCGGCTCAAAGTGGTCGAGATCAAGCTGCCTCCCTTGCGCGCCCGGACTGAGGACATCCCGCTTCTTGTCGATCATTTTTGTGAACGGTTCAACGCGAAGTTTAAGAAGAACATCAAATCCGTGTCATCCGATGTTTTTCAGGCTTTCCTCAAATATTCATGGCCAGGCAACGTGCGCGAGCTTGAGCATACCATGGAGCATGCCTTTGTCCTTTGTAACAAGAGCGTCATCACGTATGACGATTTGCCCGCGGATTTCATGAAGTTGGCAGGAGTGCGTCGCTCCCGTCCCGAGGCTCAGAACGACGATGAGGGCGCGGTTCTTGCGGCCCTGAACACTACCGACTGGAACAAGGCAAAAGCTGCGCGGCTGCTCGGGATAGACCGGGTGACCTTGTATCGCAAGATCAAGAGATACGGTCTGGTTCGTGAGCCTCTCGACATGAAATTGTAGCGTTTCTGATACATTTTTCACATGCAACGTTTCTGTTGCATGCAACGTTTCTTTCTTTCCGCATCCCAGTCCGCATGTATTTTCCATAGAAAAGCTCAACTATTTTAAAATGGTAAAAACAACCATTTTTTTATGTTTTATTGGCACGAATGTTGTATTGATTCTGTCCAGTGGTTTCTTGGCAGTGCGGGTTCAGCTGTTGATCCCGACTTTGTGTTTCGGCGTAATTTCTTTCAAAAATTCATTTTTATGAAATTTTATTTGAAACAGTTATGAGCGCAAACATACTTGTCATTGATGACGAAGAATCCATTCGATTCACATTTTGTAAATTTCTGGCCGAGAAAGGGAATAAAGTCAGCACATCGAAAAATTTATTGGACTCTATCTCAAAAATGAAAGAGACAATTTACGATGTGATAATTGTTGATATTATTCTCGGTGATGGGTGTGGATTGGATGTCTTAAAAAAAGTTGATCGCAACGAAGTTGAAACTCAGGTGATCATAATGACGGCATATCCGACCATGGAAACAATTGACATGAGTTTCAAAATGCACGCTGCGGATTATATTATAAAGCCAATAAGGCAGAATGAACTTATTTCTTCTGTAAACAATATCATACAGAGTAAATTGTCGTTGCGTAAGAATAGTATTGAAAAAAATGAAATTTTTGTATAATTTTTTATGTTCGATAAAATGTAATTGTAAATGCATGAATGCTTAATTCTTTTCTATATATTTTGAAATCTATAATCTGATAATCATCATTTATGAGTATAAATGGTGTTGTTGTAAAAGTTTTTATTTGCAACAACACCATTTATTTTATCTTTTATTGTCGTCCAGAATAAATTTTATTTCATTTTCGGTTAAGATCTGCGCGGCGGGCCATTTTTTTACGGTCGCTCCGCGATTGTGCGACGTAATGCCGGATTGTTTTTTTCGCTTGCTCGTTTTTGATTCCATCAAGCTGGAATGATTCCTCCTGCTGCTGGTCCGTTTCCCGCCGACCGCTCACGCGCCTTCTGTCCGTCTGCTGTCTGCGGTCGCTGCCCCGCGTTGCTGGGCTCATGTCTGCACGCAAGGTTTGAGGAGGGGGCGTGTTCATTTTCCATCCTTTGAGGGCCTGAGGTTTGGTACTTTGCCGAAATGTTTTGGCAAATTTCG
This DNA window, taken from Desulfomicrobium sp. ZS1, encodes the following:
- a CDS encoding response regulator produces the protein MSANILVIDDEESIRFTFCKFLAEKGNKVSTSKNLLDSISKMKETIYDVIIVDIILGDGCGLDVLKKVDRNEVETQVIIMTAYPTMETIDMSFKMHAADYIIKPIRQNELISSVNNIIQSKLSLRKNSIEKNEIFV